A genomic region of Deltaproteobacteria bacterium contains the following coding sequences:
- a CDS encoding NTP transferase domain-containing protein yields MRVTAVVAAGDRRAARAVHGESKPYLALAGRPLVAHVVEVLQAVPEVDAVWVVGDAPRLERVFADPAERERLRKPLHVVPQFRNLYENAWETYRRLLPGAGAEGRDPAGPADEQVPVLYLSADLPFATAEEVSAFVRQSFATECDYALGLCTEEAMADFYPEAPGAPGIRMAYFNLREGRFRQSNLHFARPALLGNRHYIEDLYEHRYQRQFGQMLALGWRLLRIEEGGPSVLYYFVLMHLAGIADRRGWRRLADWLRNRITVARIEKGCSSLLRTRFRFVVTEGGGCAVDLDNEEDYDAAAACYERWHERQHARVARVYGALPAAAARAEGAS; encoded by the coding sequence GTGCGGGTCACCGCGGTCGTCGCGGCGGGGGATCGCCGCGCCGCGCGCGCGGTCCACGGCGAGAGCAAGCCGTACCTGGCGCTGGCCGGGCGGCCGCTCGTGGCACACGTCGTCGAGGTGCTGCAGGCCGTGCCCGAGGTGGACGCGGTGTGGGTGGTGGGCGACGCGCCGCGCCTCGAGCGGGTCTTCGCGGACCCGGCCGAGCGCGAGCGGCTGCGCAAGCCGCTCCACGTGGTGCCGCAGTTCCGCAACCTCTACGAGAACGCCTGGGAGACCTACCGGCGGCTCCTGCCCGGCGCCGGCGCCGAAGGTCGCGATCCGGCCGGCCCGGCCGACGAGCAGGTGCCCGTCCTCTACCTCTCCGCGGACCTGCCCTTCGCGACGGCCGAGGAGGTCTCCGCCTTCGTGCGCCAGAGCTTCGCCACGGAGTGCGACTACGCGCTCGGCCTGTGCACCGAGGAGGCGATGGCCGACTTCTATCCGGAGGCGCCCGGCGCGCCCGGCATCCGCATGGCGTACTTCAACCTGCGCGAGGGCCGCTTCCGGCAGAGCAACCTGCACTTCGCGCGCCCGGCGCTGCTCGGCAACCGCCACTACATCGAGGACCTCTACGAGCACCGCTACCAGCGGCAGTTCGGCCAGATGCTGGCGCTCGGCTGGCGGCTGCTGCGCATCGAGGAAGGCGGGCCCTCGGTCCTCTACTACTTCGTGCTGATGCACCTGGCCGGGATCGCGGACCGCCGGGGGTGGCGGCGGCTCGCGGACTGGCTCCGCAACCGGATCACGGTCGCGCGGATCGAGAAGGGCTGCAGCAGCCTGCTCCGCACGCGCTTCCGCTTCGTCGTGACCGAGGGCGGCGGCTGCGCCGTGGACCTCGACAACGAGGAGGACTACGACGCCGCGGCGGCCTGCTACGAGCGCTGGCACGAGCGCCAGCACGCGCGGGTCGCGCGCGTCTACGGGGCCCTGCCGGCCGCCGCAGCGCGGGCGGAAGGGGCGTCGTGA
- a CDS encoding TIGR04282 family arsenosugar biosynthesis glycosyltransferase gives MTPGWLVVFAKRPEPGRVKTRLCPPLTPEQAAGLYGCLLADALDESARAARALGLAAVLAADPPEACAELAAAAPAGFRVLAQRGPHLGARMLRAAREAAAAGARCVLLRGSDSPALAEPALREALRTLAGADVALSPDRDGGYGLVALGARALLRGLAGPTLFDPPTSTPSVLADTVEQAARLGLRVARLAPGFDVDRFEDLRQLAGARHGTASPPCPRTLAWLGAQGLWPHAADGPGAGRSRRAAGPQEP, from the coding sequence GTGACGCCCGGCTGGCTCGTGGTCTTCGCGAAGCGCCCCGAGCCCGGGCGGGTGAAGACGCGCCTGTGTCCACCCCTCACGCCCGAGCAGGCGGCGGGCCTCTACGGCTGCCTGCTCGCGGACGCGCTCGACGAGTCGGCGCGCGCGGCCCGCGCGCTCGGGCTCGCCGCCGTGCTGGCCGCCGATCCGCCGGAGGCCTGCGCGGAGCTCGCGGCGGCGGCTCCCGCTGGCTTCCGCGTCCTTGCGCAGCGAGGGCCGCACCTGGGCGCGCGCATGCTCCGGGCGGCGCGCGAAGCCGCCGCAGCCGGCGCGCGCTGCGTGCTGCTGCGCGGGAGCGACAGCCCGGCGCTCGCCGAGCCCGCGCTGCGCGAGGCACTCCGCACGCTCGCCGGGGCCGACGTCGCGCTGTCCCCGGATCGGGACGGCGGTTACGGCCTCGTCGCGCTCGGCGCGCGTGCCCTCCTGCGCGGCCTCGCGGGCCCCACGCTCTTCGATCCCCCGACGAGCACGCCGTCGGTGCTGGCCGACACCGTCGAGCAGGCGGCGCGTCTGGGGCTCCGCGTCGCCCGTCTCGCGCCGGGCTTCGACGTCGATCGCTTCGAGGACCTGCGCCAGCTTGCCGGCGCTCGACATGGAACTGCGTCGCCTCCCTGCCCGCGCACGCTCGCGTGGCTCGGCGCGCAAGGGCTCTGGCCGCACGCCGCCGATGGTCCCGGAGCGGGCCGCAGCCGGAGGGCAGCCGGGCCGCAGGAGCCGTGA